In Octopus bimaculoides isolate UCB-OBI-ISO-001 chromosome 28, ASM119413v2, whole genome shotgun sequence, the following are encoded in one genomic region:
- the LOC106870867 gene encoding zinc finger protein 253, producing HTGEKPYECDICGNSFSTTHGLTIHKRIHTGEKPYRCDICGKSFSTGSHLTTHKYIHTGEKPYHCDICGKSFSVSGNLTIHKRTHTGEKSYHCDICGKSFCQTGHLSEHKRTHTGEKPYHCDICGKSFSVSTYLTKHKRIHTGEKPYHCDVCGKSFSESGPLTKHKRTHTGEKPYHCDICGKSFSESGPLTRHKRTHTGEKPYHCDICGKSFSLSTSLNRHKHIHTEMLY from the coding sequence catacaggagaaaaaccatatgagtgcgatatctgtggtaattcaTTCTCTACAACTCATGGTCTCactatacataaacgtattcatactggtgaaaagccatatcgctgtgacatctgtggtaaatcattctccactGGAAGTCACTtgactacacacaaatatattcatacaggagaaaagccatatcactgtgacatctgtggtaaatcattctctgtatcTGGCAACTTGACTAtacataaacgtactcatacaggagagaagtcatatcactgtgatatctgtggtaaatcattttgtcAAACTGGTCATTTAAGtgaacacaaacgtactcatacaggagagaaaccatatcactgtgatatctgtggtaaatcattctctgtaagtacTTATTTGACTaaacataaacgcattcatactggtgaaaagccatatcactgtgatgtctgtggtaaatcattctctgaatctGGTCCCTTGACTAaacataaacgtactcatacaggtgagaagccatatcactgtgatatctgtggtaaatcattctctgaatctGGTCCCTTGACTagacataaacgtactcatacaggagagaagccatatcactgtgatatctgtggtaaatcattctctttaaGTACTTCCTTGAATAGACATAAGCACATTCATACAGAGATGCTATATTAG